A genomic window from Pyricularia oryzae 70-15 chromosome 7, whole genome shotgun sequence includes:
- a CDS encoding V-type proton ATPase subunit E, with protein sequence MSQVHALSDDQVGQELRKMTAFIKQEAMEKAREIEIKANEEFAIEKSKLVRQETDTIDSQYEKKFKQATMSQQITRSTVANKTRLKVLGARQELLDDIFDAAQKRLAEGTKDKKKYQEILKNLLLEGFYALHEPQMQVRARKADYDIVKSAIDAAAKEYKQKVGSEIKVTIDESNPIADGSTGGVAILAGGGKIEIDNTFEARLSILNTSALPAMREALFGKNPNRKFHD encoded by the exons ATGTCGCAAGTCCACGCCCTGTCCGACGACCAG GTCGGGCAGGAGCTCCGCAAGATGACGGCGTTCATCAAGCAGGAGGCCATGGAGAAGGCGCGCGAGATCGAGATCAAGGCCAACGAGGAATTCGCCATCGAAAAGTCCAAGCTGGTGCGCCAGGAGACCGACACCATCGACAGCCAGTACGAGAAGAAGTTCAAGCAGGCCACCATGTCTCAGCAGATCACCCGGTCGACTGTCGCCAACAAGACACGTCTCAAGGTCCTCGGCGCACGCCAGGAGCTGCTGGACGACATCTTTGATGCCGCGCAGAAGCGCCTGGCCGAGGGCAccaaggacaagaaaaagtACCAAGAGATCCTGAAGAACCTGCTCCTCGAGGGCTTCTACGCCCTGCACGAGCCGCAGATGCAGGTTCGCGCCCGCAAGGCCGATTATGACATTGTCAAGAGCGCAATtgatgccgccgccaaggaaTATAAGCAGAAGGTCGGCTCGGAGATCAAGGTGACGATCGACGAGAGCAACCCCATTGCTGATGGAAG CACTGGCGGTGTTGCTATTCTGGCCGGTGGTGGCAAGATTGAGATTGACAACACATTCGAGGCAAGATTGTCCATTCTCAACACCAGTGCACTGCCTGCGATGAGGGAGGCTTTGTTTGGAAAGAACCCGAACCGCAAGTTCCACGACTAA
- a CDS encoding MADS box protein produces the protein MAEITDQHDQTSPTELEDAHSVGNGNSAAQENRGIKRARQSAPDDDDDDDEKGGRERRKIEIKFINDKSRRHITFSKRKAGIMKKAYELSVLTGTQVLLLVVSETGLVYTFTTPKLQPLVTKAEGKNLIQACLNAPEPSAGNENGVDDGQVDSPEEPASNIPPPQSRAPGIPSQHNPHGMPQYNMPNVGMDPSAMAYQSYVQRGGPQYGMPPQSGMPQHSSHQS, from the exons atggCCGAGATCACGGACCAGCACGACCAGACCTCACCCACCGAGCTCGAGGACGCGCACTCGGTCGGTAACGGCAATTCTGCTGCCCAAGAAAACCGAGGCATTAAGCGCGCACGCCAAAGCGCccccgacgacgatgacgacgacgacgagaagGGCGGCCGCGAACGCCGCAAGATTGAAATCAAGTTCATCAACGACAAGTCGCGTCGCCACATCACCTTCTCCAAACGCAAGGCCGGTATCATGAAGAAG GCTTACGAGCTATCCGTCCTCACTGGCACCCAAGTTCTACTACTTGTTGTTTCTGAGACCGGCCTGGTCTACACCTTCACAACGCCCAAGCTTCAGCCTCTGGTCACCAAGGCCGAGGGCAAGAACTTGATCCAG GCATGCCTAAATGCGCCAGAACCTAGCGCTGGCAATGAGAATGGTGTCGATGATGGCCAAGTTGACTCGCCGGAGGAGCCGGCATCCAACATCCCCCCGCCACAAAGCCGCGCACCCGGCATCCCATCGCAGCACAACCCGCATGGCATGCCACAATACAACATGCCAAATGTAGGCATGGACCCATCAGCGATGGCCTACCAAAGCTATGTTCAGAGGGGAGGGCCGCAATACGGTATGCCACCTCAGTCGGGTATGCCGCAACACAGCTCTCACCAGTCATGA
- a CDS encoding succinate-semialdehyde dehydrogenase, translating to MSSEAVQSWARQVQNLAQEKLCGSAPAQASNVTGFTDCVALLRPFDISDVPQYVWAVVAAVLGGLVFLKAFSGENDRPVPYTVPSPKTPEMVEILQKPSIKVSGSTAIQCYNPATGQFLGFVNPATPAAIDRAIEQAATAQKKWALTSFRERRKVLRSMLQYILDNQEEICRVAGMDSGKTMVDAQLGEILVTVEKLQWTIAHGEKALRPERRPTNLLMMYKRNSVHYEPLGVIAALVSWNYPFHNLLGPIISAIFAGNGILVKVSENTAWSSSYFASIARGALFAHGYDPSLIQTVACWPQVAGHITSHKGISHITFIGSQAVAHKVAESAAKVLTPVCAELGGKDAFIVLDSAAKDLNRIVEMMLRGTFQSAGQNCIGIERIIATPAVYDRIVLALAERVRGLRVGPGPLDADVGAMVSDASFDRLEHLVADAVRCGARLLAGGKRLIHPQHPSGHYFTPTLVVDVTPDMALAREECFGPIMTLMRAPANTAKAVLDVANAPDFGLGGSVFGRDSDPVLKEVVRGLRTGMVAVNDFATYYAVQLPFGGVGGSGYGRFAGEEGLRGISNAKSICEDRAGWLGVRTAIPPPMRYPVRDQDRSWRFAKGVVELGYGLTLGAKVRGLVGLAKNS from the exons ATGTCGAGCGAAGCCGTCCAGTCGTGGGCTCGCCAGGTCCAGAATCTGGCGCAAGAAAAGCTGTGCGGAAGCGCCCCTGCCCAAGCTTCCAACGTCACAGGCTTTACTGACTGCGTCGCTCTGCTCAGGCCCTTCGACATCAGCGATGTGCCCCAGTATGTCTGGGCTGTCGTTGCCGCCGTCCTTGGAGGCCTCGTCTTCCTGAAGGCTTTCAGCGGCGAGAACGACAGGCCAGTGCCGTACacggtgccctcgcccaAAACGCCTGAGATGGTCGAGATACTGCAAAAGCCTAGCATCAAA GTCTCTGGCTCGACCGCCATCCAATGCTACAACCCAGCAACAGGCCAGTTCCTGGGCTTCGTGAACCCTGCCACCCCCGCTGCCATCGATAGGGCCATCGAACAGGCCGCGACAGCGCAGAAGAAGTGGGCACTCACCAGCTTCCGGGAGCGCCGCAAGGTCCTACGCAGTATGCTCCAGTACATCCTCGACAACCAGGAGGAGATCTGTCGGGTGGCGGGCATGGATTCTGGCAAGACCATGGTAGATGCCCAGCTGGGCGAGATCCTGGTGACTGTTGAGAAGTTGCAATGGACCATCGCCCACGGCGAGAAGGCACTGCGGCCTGAGCGCCGGCCGACGAACCTGCTCATGATGTACAAGCGTAACAGTGTCCACTACGAGCCGCTAGGAGTCATTGCGGCTCTGGTGTCCTGGAACTACCCTTTTCACAACCTGCTGGGGCCGATCATCTCGGCCATCTTTGCCGGCAACGGCATCCTCGTCAAGGTCTCGGAAAACACTGCCTGGAGCTCATCCTACTTTGCCAGCATCGCCCGAGGCGCACTTTTTGCCCACGGCTACGACCCTTCCCTGATCCAGACGGTCGCATGCTGGCCACAGGTCGCAGGACACATCACGAGCCACAAGGGAATCTCGCACATCACCTTCATCGGCTCCCAGGCCGTCGCGCACAAGGTCGCCGAGTCGGCTGCCAAGGTCCTTACTCCAGTCTGCGCTGAGCTTGGTGGCAAGGATGCCTTCATCGTCCTGGACTCGGCTGCCAAGGACTTGAACCGAATCGTCGAAATGATGCTCCGCGGCACGTTTCAGTCAGCCGGCCAGAACTGCATCGGTATCGAGCGCATCATCGCCACCCCGGCAGTCTACGACAGGATCGTGCTTGCACTGGCGGAGCGTGTGCGTGGCCTGCGTGTTGGCCCGGGGCCCCTGGATGCTGATGTCGGTGCCATGGTTTCGGACGCATCTTTCGACCGGCTGGAGCACCTTGTTGCGGATGCGGTTCGCTGCGGCGCGAGGCTACTTGCTGGTGGAAAGCGCCTGATCCACCCGCAGCACCCCAGTGGCCACTATTTCACCCCGACCCTGGTCGTCGATGTGACGCCCGACATGGCGCTCGCCAGGGAGGAGTGCTTCGGCCCGATCATGACCCTGATGCGTGCTCCGGCCAATACCGCCAAGGCTGTTCTCGACGTCGCCAACGCACCCGACTTTGGTCTCGGCGGCTCCGTCTTCGGTCGCGATTCTGACCCTGTACTCAAGGAGGTTGTACGCGGACTCCGCACGGGTATGGTGGCGGTCAACGACTTTGCTACCTACTACGCTGTCCAGCTGCCTTTCGGCGGTGTTGGCGGCTCGGGCTACGGCCGCTTCGCCGGCGAGGAGGGCCTCCGGGGCATCTCCAACGCCAAGAGTATCTGCGAGGACAGGGCTGGATGGTTGGGTGTCCGGACGGCCATTCCACCGCCGATGCGTTACCCCGTTCGCGACCAGGATCGGAGCTGGAGGTTCGCCAAGGGGGTGGTAGAGCTTGGGTATGGGCTTACTTTGGGCGCGAAGGTGCGCGGTTTGGTCGGCCTGGCAAAGAACAGCTAA
- a CDS encoding alpha-amylase, whose product MLWFHTLTTVLLHLSVVLAANTTDWKSRSIYFALTDRIARNESDSGGNSCSDLGQYCGGTFKGLQSKLDYIRGMGFDAIWISPVVENHKGGYHGYWAKDLYAINSKYGTADDLKSLIKAAHDKGFLLMVDVVANHMGNGPISENKPAPLNQESSYHPECKIDYSNQQSVERCRLGNLPDLNTEDPKIRTLLTDWIKWIVSEFKVDGLRIDTVKHVEKGFWPGFAWASGVYTLGEVYSEDVDYLAGYDKTMGGFFNFPVYKSLGRYLQQGQSPQGLVDNHDKITRKFSDPTTLANFLDSHDDPRWLSKNRDAALLKNALAYVLLARGIPVVYYGTEQGFSGGADPWNREDLWRARYRTDGDLYRAISRLSGVRAGAGGLPADDQIHLLVNKNSYAFSRDGGGVVVLTTNRGSGFNGQECFDTRGVTATWEDKFGSGTYTSDESGKVCVQVKNGEPVVLVRKK is encoded by the exons ATGCTGTGGTTTCATACCTTGACGACAGTGCTTCTACATCTATCAGTAGTATTGGCTGCAAACACAACGGACTGGAAGAGTCGCAGTATATACTTTGCGCTAACAGACCGCATCGCCAGGAATGAAAGCGACagcggtggaaattcttgcAGCGATCTCGGCCAGTACTGCGGAGGCACGTTCAAGGGACTGCAGTCGAAACTAGATTACATTCGAGGGATGGGCTTCGATGCTATCTGGATTTCTCCGGTTGTTGAGA ATCACAAGGGTGGATACCATGGATACTGGGCCAAGGACCTTTATGCCATCAACTCCAAGTATGGCACTGCTGATGACTTGAAAAGTCTAATCAAGGCTGCGCATGACAAG GGATTTCTGCTCATGGTCGACGTCGTCGCCAACCACATGGGCAACGGTCCCATTTCCGAGAACAAGCCGGCACCGCTGAACCAGGAGAGCTCCTATCACCCAGAATGCAAAATCGACTATTCGAACCAGCAGAGCGTCGAGCGGTGCAGGCTGGGCAACCTGCCTGACCTTAACACCGAAGACCCAAAAATCCGCACCCTGCTGACAGACTGGATCAAGTGGATCGTTTCAGAGTTCAAGGTCGACGGCCTGCGGATAGACACAGTTAAGCACGTCGAAAAAGGCTTCTGGCCCGGATTCGCCTGGGCGTCTGGCGTCTACACCCTGGGTGAGGTGTACAGCGAAGACGTCGACTACCTCGCGGGCTACGACAAGACCATGGGGGGCTTCTTCAACTTCCCCGTGTACAAGTCGCTGGGCCGGTACCTGCAGCAGGGCCAATCGCCGCAGGGGTTGGTTGACAACCATGATAAGATCACGCGCAAGTTTTCGGACCCGACGACGCTGGCCAACTTCCTCGACAGCCATGACGACCCGCGGTGGCTGAGCAAAAACCGCGACGCAGCGCTGCTCAAGAACGCGCTGGCCTACGTTCTGCTGGCCCGCGGCATCCCTGTCGTTTACTACGGCACCGAGCAGGGCTTTTCGGGTGGCGCAGACCCCTGGAACCGCGAGGACCTCTGGCGCGCCCGCTACCGCACCGACGGGGACCTCTACCGCGCCATCTCGCGGCTGTCGGGCGTGCGAGCCGGCGCCGGTGGGCTCCCCGCTGACGACCAAATTCACCTGCTCGTCAATAAGAATTCGTACGCGTTCAGTCGTGATGGCGGGGGCGTGGTGGTCTTGACCACAAATCGGGGCTCTGGTTTCAACGGCCAGGAGTGCTTCGACACGCGTGGGGTGACTGCCACTTGGGAGGACAAATTCGGTAGCGGTACATACACATCTGATGAGTCGGGTAAGGTATGCGTTCAGGTAAAGAACGGTGAGCCAGTGGTCTTAGTCAGGAAGAAATGA
- a CDS encoding phospholipid-transporting ATPase 1: protein MESSNAAETSTLTPVATTQRARWATRKMTIKSSGLKRLSLLGRAQNRGSSTEKKRASMGKGGESLQQSSEGDNEDQDQGEHDDQPEGPGPRTLYFNLPLPPEKLNDKGELVDTYPRNKIRTAKYTPLSFIPKNLWLQFHNIANIYFLFLVILAFFPIFGSVNPGLGAVPLIFIVTVTAIKDAIEDSRRTQSDIELNDSTVHRLCGWNNINVKEDNISLWRRFKKGNTKVFGGLWRFMETLWSKEARVKRREKAAQVADTPRISIDTRRTGRPESVISPHTHRTSFISAREDIPMTPVTSPLPRAEGQQNLEVVPQQEGLASGRPSSNFSFRGDSAELAHIKTDLINRTIPAEGKARFRRDKWKNLQVGDFVRIYSDDELPADIIILATSDPEGACYIETKNLDGETNLKFRQALKCGRNMKNSRDCERAQFIVESEPPQPNLYKYNGAIKWNQPIEGDASGSWREMTEPITIDNTLLRGCNLRNTDWVLGVVLFTGHHTKIMMNSGITPSKRPRIARELNYNVLYNFFILFGMCLLSAIVNGFAFGTSDNSIALFEYGSIGPTPAMNGFITFWAAIILFQNLVPISLFISLELVRLLQAFFIYSDVDMYYEPIDQPCIPKSWNISDDLGQIEYIFSDKTGTLTQNVMEFKKATINGQPYGEAYTEALAGLHRRMGIDVEKEAAEARVQIAADKEKALAALRKIHDNPYLHDDDLQFIAPDFVEDLMGANGQEQQQACERFMLALALCHTVIPERQPGEKATMLYKAQSPDEAALVSTARDMGFTVLSSNSDGVRLNVMGEEKYYPILNTIEFNSSRKRMSAIVRMTDGQTVLFCKGADSIIYSRLKKGEQKQLRTDTAQHLEMFAREGLRTLCIAERVLGEQEYQAWSKEYAVAAAAVENREDKMEAIADQIEQDLTLLGGTAIEDRLQDGVPQTIAVLAEAGIKLWVLTGDKVETAINIGFSCNLLNNDMELLNLKVDEDETGLTTREQFMAKLEAELDKYLKIFNLTGSDEDLAAARKIHEAPQATHAVVIDGFTLRWVLEDTLKQKFLLLCKQCKSVLCCRVSPAQKAAVCAMVKNGLDVMTLSIGDGANDVAMIQEADVGVGIAGVEGRQAVMSSDYAIAQFSFLQRLVLVHGRWSYRRLAESISNFFYKNLVWAMPLFLFQIYCDFDMTYLFDYTYILMFNLLFTSVPVILMGVLDQDVSDTVSLAVPQLYRRGIERLEWTQTKFWLYMLDGTYQGVMSFFIPYLVVVGSPFVTTNGLDVTDRVRFGAYIAHPAVVTINLYILINSYQWDWLIVLVVVLSDLFVFFWTGVFTSNTYSQWFYEAAPQIYAQPSFWAVFIITPVMCMFPRFSIKALQKVYWPYDVDIIREQVQQGKFDRLQPAPVGQTLPGGRSTAGSSPSLAKGNPGTFSGQDDERPIYPPSVATHTRTQTGSDGTNYTGHRMSMEQQQLEHQPLDQLTPMEHIPTRPSIDRARPSYDRVRASMDRVRPSYEASNDFTSAARLSRVESSRSRGGPPPSSHNLFAGRLRGLSIISAKSRHGPDSRGGQ, encoded by the exons ATGGAGTCCTCCAACGCAGCGGAGACGTCTACACTAACGCCAGTTGCCACCACACAACGGGCAAGATGGGCCACACGCAAGATGACCATCAAGAGCAGCGGCTTGAAGCGGCTGTCGCTGCTCGGTAGGGCCCAAAATCGAGGCTCCTCGACTGAGAAGAAGAGGGCGTCGATGGGAAAGGGAGGCGAGTCGCTTCAACAATCTTCAGAAGGAGACAATGAGGATCAAGACCAGGGCGAACATGATGATCAGCCAGAAGGTCCTGGACCACGAACACTTTACTTCAACTTACCGCTGCCTCCTGAGAAGTTGAACGACAAGGGTGAGCTCGTCGACACTTATCCGAGAAACAAGATTCGGACTGCCAAATACACACCCCTGTCGTTCATCCCAAAAAACTTGTGGTTGCAATTCCACAACATCGCCAacatttattttctttttcttgtcattCTAGCA TTTTTCCCTATATTTGGCAGCGTCAATCCCGGCCTCGGCGCCGTGCCATTAATTTTCATTGTCACGGTTACGGCAATCAAAGATGCGATCGAGGATTCTAGGAGGACTCAGTCCGACATTGAGCTCAACGATTCAACCGTCCACCGTCTCTGTGGGTGGAATAATATCAACGTCAAGGAGGATAATATATCCTTATGGCGAAGATTTAAAAAGGGGAACACCAAGGTGTTCGGTGGTCTGTGGCGCTTCATGGAGACTTTGTGGAGCAAAGAGGCTCGTGTGAAGAGAAGGGAGAAGGCTGCACAGGTCGCCGATACTCCCAGAATATCAATCGACACTAGGAGAACCGGCAGGCCCGAGTCGGTGATCTCGCCCCACACCCACCGAACATCTTTTATATCCGCTCGAGAGGATATCCCAATGACCCCAGTCACGTCCCCGTTGCCGCGGGCAGAGGGTCAGCAGAACCTTGAGGTTGTGCCACAGCAAGAAGGTCTTGCATCGGGGCGGCCATCGTCCAACTTCTCTTTTCGGGGCGACTCGGCCGAACTGGCTCATATCAAGACTGACCTCATCAACCGAACCATTCCTGCTGAGGGCAAGGCGAGGTTTCGCCGCGACAAGTGGAAAAACCTGCAAGTTGGAGATTTTGTCCGCATATACAGCGACGATGAGTTACCGGCCGACATCATAATATTGGCCACTTCAGACCCCGAGGGTGCTTGTTACATTGAAACCAAAAACTTGGACGGTGAAACGAACCTCAAGTTCCGCCAGGCATTGAAGTGTGGGCGAAACATGAAGAACTCTCGAGACTGCGAAAGGGCCCAGTTCATCGTCGAAAGCGAGCCTCCGCAGCCCAACTTGTACAAGTATAATGGAGCGATCAAGTGGAATCAACCTATCGAAGGTGATGCCTCTGGCTCGTGGCGTGAAATGACGGAGCCCATCACCATCGACAATACGCTGCTTCGTGGCTGCAACCTGCGGAACACGGACTGGGTGTTGGGCGTTGTTCTGTTTACTGGCCACCACACCAAGATCATGATGAACTCAGGTATCACACCCAGTAAGAGGCCACGCATTGCGAGAGAGCTCAACTACAACGTTTTGTACAACTTCTTCATTCTCTTCGGCATGTGCCTCCTCTCGGCAATTGTCAACGGATTTGCCTTCGGCACTTCAGACAACTCCATAGCCTTGTTCGAATATGGCTCTATCGGCCCGACTCCTGCCATGAACGGCTTTATCACGTTCTGGGCAGCCATCATTCTATTCCAGAATTTGGTACCGATATCCTTGTTCATCTCTTTGGAGCTAGTGCGTCTTCTCCAGGCTTTCTTCATTTACAGCGACGTCGACATGTACTACGAGCCCATCGATCAACCTTGTATACCGAAATCCTGGAACATCTCAGATGACCTAGGTCAGATAGAGTACATTTTCTCGGACAAGACCGGAACCTTGACTCAGAACGTGATGGAGTTCAAGAAAGCAACCATTAATGGTCAGCCCTATGGTGAAGCCTACACAGAGGCACTGGCTGGTCTTCACCGTAGAATGGGTATCGATGTGGAGAAGGAGGCGGCTGAGGCCCGTGTGCAAATCGCAGCAGACAAGGAAAAGGCTCTTGCCGCTCTCCGTAAAATTCACGACAATCCTTACCTTCATGATGACGACTTGCAATTCATCGCCCCAGATTTTGTCGAGGATTTGATGGGTGCTAACGGCCAGGAGCAGCAACAGGCTTGCGAGCGCTTCATGCTTGCACTCGCCCTGTGCCACACCGTCATACCAGAAAGGCAACCGGGCGAGAAAGCCACTATGCTATACAAGGCTCAGTCTCCAGATGAGGCGGCTCTTGTCTCAACTGCCCGTGACATGGGCTTCACTGTGCTGTCTTCTAACTCGGATGGTGTCCGTCTCAACGTCATGGGCGAGGAGAAATACTACCCTATCCTCAACACCATTGAGTTCAACTCTTCTCGAAAGAGGATGTCTGCGATTGTCAGGATGACGGATGGCCAGACAGTGTTATTCTGCAAAGGTGCCGACAGTATCATATACTCGCGATTGAAGAAGGGCGAGCAGAAGCAATTAAGGACAGACACTGCTCAACATCTTGAAATGTTCGCACGGGAGGGTCTGCGTACGTTATGTATTGCCGAGCGCGTCCTCGGCGAGCAAGAATATCAGGCATGGTCAAAAGAGTATGCCGTGGCAGCTGCGGCTGTAGAGAATCGCGAGGACAAGATGGAGGCCATTGCGGACCAGATCGAGCAAGACTTGACCCTTCTGGGTGGGACGGCTATCGAGGATCGCCTTCAGGACGGCGTGCCACAGACGATAGCTGTACTGGCTGAGGCCGGTATCAAGCTCTGGGTGCTGACTGGTGACAAGGTCGAGACGGCCATCAACATTGGGTTCTCGTGCAACCTCCTCAATAACGATATGGAGTTACTCAACCTCAAGGTTGACGAGGATGAGACAGGTCTAACAACGCGAGAACAGTTTATGGCCAAACTCGAGGCCGAATTGGACAAATATCTCAAGATATTTAACCTGACTGGTAGCGATGAAGACCTGGCAGCAGCCCGCAAGATACACGAGGCGCCTCAGGCCACTCATGCCGTTGTGATTGATGGTTTCACCCTGAGGTGGGTCCTCGAGGACACGCTCAAGCAGAAGTTCCTTCTTCTTTGCAAGCAATGCAAGTCGGTTCTTTGTTGTCGTGTCAGCCCGGCGCAAAAGGCCGCCGTCTGCGCCATGGTCAAGAATGGCTTGGATGTCATGACGCTCTcgatcggcgacggtgcCAATGATGTGGCCATGATCCAGGAGGCCGACGTCGGTGTCGGCATTGCTGGAGTCGAGGGTCGTCAGGCCGTCATGTCGTCCGATTATGCCATTGCCCAGTTCTCGTTCCTCCAGCGACTTGTCCTGGTTCATGGACGTTGGTCCTACCGACGCCTTGCCGAATCGATCAGCAACTTCTTCTACAAGAATCTGGTGTGGGCAATGCCTCTATTCCTGTTCCAGATCTACTGCGATTTCGATATGACTTACCTCTTCGATTACACCTACATCCTCATGTTCAACCTGCTCTTCACCTCGGTCCCCGTCATCCTCATGGGCGTGCTGGATCAAGATGTGTCCGATACTGTTTCCCTGGCCGTGCCCCAACTGTACCGCCGTGGCATTGAGCGCCTGGAGTGGACGCAGACAAAGTTCTG GCTTTACATGTTGGATGGCACTTACCAGGGTGTGATGAGTTTCTTCATCCCCTACTTGGTTGTGGTTGGCTCTCCCTTCGTCACCACGAACGGCCTTGACGTCACTGATCGCGTCCGATTTGGTGCCTACATCGCTCACCCTGCCGTCGTAACCATCAACCTTTATATCCTAATCAACTCATACCAGTGGGACTGGCTCATTGTCCTAGTCGTCGTTCTGAGCGACCTCTTCGTCTTCTTTTGGACCGGTGTGTTCACCTCCAACACTTACTCGCAGTGGTTCTATGAGGCGGCCCCTCAAATTTACGCACAGCCCTCGTTTTGGGCAGTTTTCATTATCACTCCTGTTATGTGCATGTTCCCACGCTTTAGCATCAAGGCGTTACAGAAGGTTTACTGGCCTTACGACGTCGACATCATCCGCGAGCAAGTCCAGCAGGGCAAGTTCGACCGATTGCAGCCCGCTCCTGTTGGACAGACCCTTCCAGGAGGCCGATCGACTGCCGGTTCATCGCCTTCACTTGCCAAAGGCAACCCGGGCACTTTCAGCGGCCAAGACGACGAACGACCCATCTATCCTCCATCCGTGGCAACGCACACCCGAACACAGACCGGAAGCGACGGTACCAATTATACGGGTCACAGAATGTCCATGGAACAGCAACAGTTGGAGCACCAACCATTAGACCAGCTCACGCCCATGGAGCACATACCAACAAGACCATCGATAGACCGGGCACGGCCATCTTACGATCGTGTCAGGGCATCGATGGATCGCGTACGGCCCAGCTACGAGGCGAGCAACGACTTCACCTCGGCAGCGCGGCTTTCCAGAGTCGAATCATCACGTTCGCGGGGCGGACCTCCACCAAGTTCCCACAACCTGTTTGCTGGGCGACTTCGTGGGCTGTCCATAATTTCAGCAAAGAGCAGACATGGACCCGACTCTCGAGGTGGCCAATAA
- a CDS encoding copper transporter, translating to MIFPRHGGEDHGSTGAGAITGAATMDGMPGMNMSGDTSGHSHDDSSSGGMMMMMMSVFQTDPKTPLYSTAWTPKNAAGYAGTIIFLILLAMTFRGLLAFKAKMEARWLDAELNRRYVVVNGKQPMAERASQDSLAKHMVLSENGREEQVMVVAKKTSIARPWRFSVDPIRAVLDTVIAGVGYLLMLAVMTMNVGYFLAVLAGVFLGSLAVGRFATSSEH from the exons ATGATCTTCCCGAGGCACGGAGGTGAAGACCACGGCTCTACCGGTGCCGGCGCAatcacgggcgccgccaccatGGACGGCATGCCCGGCATGAACATGTCAGGCGACACTAGCGGGCACTCCCATGACGActccagcagcggcggcatgatgatgatgatgatgtccGTCTTCCAGACCGACCCCAAGACCCCCCTCTACTCGACGGCATGGACCCCGAAAAACGCCGCAGGATATGCCGGCACTATCATCTTCCTTATCCTTCTGGCAATGACCTTCCGCGGACTGCTTGCCTTCAAGGCCAAGATGGAGGCGCGCTGGCTTGACGCCGAGCTCAACCGCCGCTACGTCGTCGTCAACGGAAAGCAACCAATGGCCGAGCGCGCCAGCCAGGACTCACTTGCCAAGCACATGGTACTCTCGGAGAATGGGCGAGAGGAACAGGTCATGGTCGTTGCCAAGAAGACATCCATCGCCAGGCCGTGGAGGTTCTCAGTCGACCCAATCCGTGCAGTCCTAGACACAGTCATCGCTGGCGTTGGCTACCTCCT CATGTTGGCTGTCATGACAATGAACGTCGGCTACTTCCTGGCAGTCCTTGCTGGCGTGTTCCTTGGCTCGCTGGCCGtcggccgcttcgccaccagCTCAGAGCATTGA
- a CDS encoding tetraspanin — MANKILVAYIFADFLFVLMGALMLGFSIVVGNVRDEVPTEGNQAARNLLYQKFPLTAGIVNAIFIFITFLLTIPALSTPARGWLKMSGYLVVVNALFSLVIGLFLWIMTLKTRDDLFPIWVQQTPQVQSLMEVSFKCCGYYNSTAPAFVTNQVCPSPAASALMRGCATPITSFANVFVDNIFTGVFGMCGIDGLLVIATACLLKDRKEQERFRHIDQKTGPMSTL, encoded by the exons ATGGCGAACAAGATTCTCGTGGCGTACATCTTCGCCGACTTCCTCTTTGTCCTTATGGGCGCCCTGATGCTGGGCTTCTCGATAGTTGTCGGCAATGTCAGGGACGAAGTTCCTACGGAGGGCAACCAGGCCGCTCGGAATTTGTTATACCAAAAATTTCCGTTGACGGCAGGGATAGTCAAtgccatcttcatcttcattaCTTTCCTCCTGACTATCCCGGCACTCAGCACACCTGCCCGCGGCTGGCTGAAGATGTCGGGTtacctcgtcgtcgtgaacgCCCTTTTCAGCCTCGTCATTGGTCTGTTCCTTTGGATCATGACCCTCAAGACCAGGGACGACCTTTTCCCTATCTGGGTCCAGCAAACCCCCCAGGTCCAGTCGCTCATGGAGGTTTCG TTCAAGTGCTGTGGCTACTACAATAGTACCGCGCCCGCATTCGTCACCAACCAGGTCTGCCCTAGCCCAGCAGCTTCAGCCTTGATGCGCGGCTGCGCAACCCCCATCACTAGCTTCGCCAACGTCTTCGTTGACAACATCTTTACTGGTGTTTTCGGCATGTGTG GTATCGATGGTCTCCTGGTTATCGCTACTGCCTGTCTGCTGAAGGACCGTAAGGAGCAAGAACGCTTCCGCCACATCGACCAGAAGACCGGCCCGATGAGCACTCTGTGA